The region TCCGGATCCCGGTGGCGCGGCTGGCGGCGGCCCAGGCGGCCATCCGCGACGCCGACGGCTCAGCCTCGCGGGTCAGCACCACGGCGTAGTCTCGCTCGGTCGCCATAGACAAAGCCCCCGCGCTTCCTCGTGAGCGCGGGGGCTGTTCTGGTTCCACCATGTGTGGCCATCAGGATCGCGTGGGATGCGTCGGCTGTCAGTCCTCGGTTCTGGGTACGGGCCGTGTCGACTCGACCCGCCGAAGAAGCTCCGCCAGGGATATGACGCCGACACCCTCATCGGCCAGATGCGCCATCAGGTCGGCATCTCGTTTGATGTGGTCGTCTCGCGTAACCAAGTAGTCGGCCCGTCCTCGTACAGCCGTCTCAAGGATGGCATCGTCATCTGGATCTCGGCAGATCCGAAGCATCCCATCGGTGACCACGTACACGGAACTGAACAGGATCTCGTGCAAGACAATGTCGATGTGGGACGGTTCCAGTTTGAGTCGGCGGAGGATACGCGGTCTCCGCACGACATCCTGAATCTCCTCGACAAGGTAGTCCGAGAGAACGAGCAGGATGGAGCGGTCACGGACCAGGGAGATCAGGCGCGCCGGCACGCCAACAGGGTTGATGAACGCCGAGATCCAGACGTTGGTGTCAATGACGACACGAAGCAGCGCGTCACCCACGTGTCATTCGGCGCGCCCGTATCGTTGTCGAACCCACTGCGAGCCTCGCTGTACAGATCGCGCGGCACGTCGTTCTCATTGTGCCATGCCGTCGGCCAGGCCGGTAGGCGAAGTCCGAAGCGCTCTTGCCTTCGAGTGGTACCCTTCTAACAGTACCTTGACGCTGCGTCCACGGGAGGTTCCGGTGCTCCACTTCACACCTCATCCCGAGGTCCGGTCCCGGCTTGAGGAACTGGAGGACCAGACCCTCTCCAGGTTCGCCGCGCGGAGCGTCGATGCCTCCGGCCGCCGCTGGCCCCAGGAGCCAGATCCGATCCGCGCGTCCTACCAGCGCGACCGCGACCGCGTCATCCACAGCAAGGCGTTCCGCCGGCTGAAGCACAAGACCCAGGTCTTCATCGCGCCCAAGGGCGACCACTACCGCACTCGGCTGACCCACACGATGGAGGTCACCCAGGTGGCCAGGACCATCGCGCGGGCGCTCCGGCTGAACGAGGATCTGACGGAGGCAACGGGCCTCGCGCATGACCTTGGGCACACGCCGTTCGGGCACGCCGGCGAGGACGCCATGGCCGAGATCCTCGGGCACTTCCGCCACAACGAGCAGAGCGTGCGGGTGGTCGAGTACCTGGAGCGGGAGGGGCGCGGCCTCAACCTCGCGGAGCAGGTCCGGGACGGCATCCTGCGGCACTCGAAGCTGCGCGAGAGCGTCGCCGCCGAAGGCTGGGGCGTCGCCAGTACCCTCGAAGGGCAGATCGTCAAGCTGGCCGACAGCATCGCCTACCTCGCCCACGACATCGACGACGCCATCCGAGCGGGCGTGATCACCACCGAGCGCATCCCGGTCGAGTTCCGTGAGGCGTTCGGCACGACCACCGGCGAGCGGATCGAGGCGCTCGTCAGCGACATCGTGGACTACAACTGGCGCGTCGCGACCGGCGACGGCGCAACCTGGCACGATGCCGTCGGGAACGGCGTCGCTATCGGGATCAGCCCATCAACGCTGCAGCTGTTCAACGGCCTGCGCGAGTTCATGTTCAGCACGGTCTACACGGCCTCCGACGCCAAGGCCGACAACCCGAAGACCGTCTTCGTGATCCACGCGCTGTTCGAGCACTTCTGTCGCCATCCCGAGCAGATGCCGGCCGAGTTCCGGGAGAACCCGCGCGACGAGCCGCTCGAGCGCCGCGTGGCCGACTACATCGCCGGCATGACCGACCGCTACGCCGTGAAGGTGTTCGAGCAGTTGTACGTGCCGCGCGAGTGGGCGGTCTTCTCCTGACGGCTGCCCACATCTGCCGACTGCCCACACCGCCGCGAATCCAGAATCCGACGAGAGGGAACCATGACCGGTGACGCGTTGAGGCCCTGGACTGAGCAGGCAGCCCTTGGGATGTTCCCGGCGCTGATCGAGGCGGCACGGCGCGGATCTGCTGACATCGGTCGATTGCTGACGGCGATCCTCGACGACGGCCTGAACGCGCCGCCGATGCTGCTGGCCCGATTCGGTCCCGTTGCCGTCTGGGGCCAGGAGTTCCTGTTCCTACTGGAAGCTGACCAATCAGCGGCGGTCGCCATCGACGGTGGCCCACCGCTCCCGATGGCGCGCATCGAGGGGACTCGGTTCTGGTACCGGCTGGAGACGCTCCGGCTCGGGACCACCCACAACCTCATGCCCATCGTCGATGGGCAGAGCCAGGGCGGCTTCGGCGGCTCGATGCCACGCTCGGTGGCCGGCTACAACCCGGAGAGCTATCCGCTGCCTGGCGCACCGCACGGCACGCTTTCGGACAAGCGCACGGTCACCAGCCGGATCTACGGCGGCGCGACAGCCGACTACTGGATCTACACCAATCCGGGCATCGACACGGCCCGAG is a window of Chloroflexota bacterium DNA encoding:
- a CDS encoding putative toxin-antitoxin system toxin component, PIN family; translation: MGDALLRVVIDTNVWISAFINPVGVPARLISLVRDRSILLVLSDYLVEEIQDVVRRPRILRRLKLEPSHIDIVLHEILFSSVYVVTDGMLRICRDPDDDAILETAVRGRADYLVTRDDHIKRDADLMAHLADEGVGVISLAELLRRVESTRPVPRTED
- a CDS encoding deoxyguanosinetriphosphate triphosphohydrolase encodes the protein MPSARPVGEVRSALAFEWYPSNSTLTLRPREVPVLHFTPHPEVRSRLEELEDQTLSRFAARSVDASGRRWPQEPDPIRASYQRDRDRVIHSKAFRRLKHKTQVFIAPKGDHYRTRLTHTMEVTQVARTIARALRLNEDLTEATGLAHDLGHTPFGHAGEDAMAEILGHFRHNEQSVRVVEYLEREGRGLNLAEQVRDGILRHSKLRESVAAEGWGVASTLEGQIVKLADSIAYLAHDIDDAIRAGVITTERIPVEFREAFGTTTGERIEALVSDIVDYNWRVATGDGATWHDAVGNGVAIGISPSTLQLFNGLREFMFSTVYTASDAKADNPKTVFVIHALFEHFCRHPEQMPAEFRENPRDEPLERRVADYIAGMTDRYAVKVFEQLYVPREWAVFS